The following are encoded together in the Planococcus antarcticus DSM 14505 genome:
- a CDS encoding BCCT family transporter → MTKKNLERASFNNPVFKISAIIVALFALWGMLSPESMTKNAAAIANYIGSSFGWFYLVSVAFFVAFCLFLAFSKYGNIKLGQENEKPEFSFFAWISMLFAAGFGAGIVFWGVAEPLTHFANPPNGSIEPQSAEAARVAMNYSFFNWGLHQWSVFTLVGLALAYFQFRKKSKLLISETLDGVSKKKMNNTLKKSINILAVVATVTGVATSLGMGVLQINAGLSHVFSLPDNAGMQIGIVSIMFVLFTLSALTGVNKGIKILSNLNMFLVVGFMLFFLFNGPTVFILETFVLGIGDYITNFIGMSFQMSPYTGDPWVKDWTVFYWAWVITWSPFVGSFVARISRGRTIRQFVTGVMIVPPLIAFVWMSIFGGTGIYMDLFQNTELSTAVSENVATAIFVFLEQFPLYGLLSALMLALIMIFLVTSADSTVYVLGIMTSDGNENPSNAVKGIWAVLIAVITGVLIVSSGLQGLQSVALIAALPFTVIMLLISVSLMKSLSQEKFEVVTEESKPKLKPVQLPTSKSLVAGKMAKKKY, encoded by the coding sequence ATGACGAAAAAAAACCTGGAACGTGCATCGTTCAATAATCCGGTCTTTAAAATATCAGCCATCATCGTTGCACTATTTGCCTTATGGGGAATGCTTTCACCAGAAAGCATGACAAAAAATGCGGCTGCTATCGCCAATTATATCGGCAGTTCATTTGGTTGGTTCTACTTGGTTTCAGTCGCCTTTTTTGTGGCGTTTTGTCTATTTCTTGCGTTTAGCAAGTACGGCAATATTAAACTTGGACAAGAGAATGAAAAACCGGAATTTTCATTTTTCGCTTGGATCAGCATGTTGTTCGCAGCTGGTTTTGGCGCTGGGATTGTCTTTTGGGGTGTCGCTGAACCGTTGACGCATTTTGCAAATCCCCCCAATGGAAGCATCGAACCGCAATCGGCAGAAGCGGCACGAGTTGCTATGAATTACTCTTTCTTTAATTGGGGGTTGCATCAATGGTCGGTTTTTACACTTGTAGGATTGGCGCTTGCTTATTTTCAATTCCGTAAAAAAAGCAAATTGCTCATAAGTGAGACACTTGATGGAGTTTCCAAGAAGAAAATGAACAACACATTGAAGAAATCCATAAATATTCTGGCAGTTGTCGCTACAGTAACCGGCGTCGCTACATCCCTCGGCATGGGAGTGTTGCAAATAAACGCCGGCCTCAGCCATGTCTTTTCATTGCCGGACAATGCAGGGATGCAGATTGGGATCGTCAGCATCATGTTCGTCTTATTTACCTTATCCGCTCTTACTGGCGTCAATAAAGGGATTAAAATTTTAAGTAATCTCAATATGTTTTTAGTTGTCGGGTTTATGCTGTTCTTTTTGTTTAATGGACCCACCGTTTTTATTCTTGAAACCTTTGTACTTGGGATCGGCGATTACATAACAAACTTTATCGGAATGAGTTTTCAAATGTCTCCTTATACGGGAGATCCATGGGTAAAAGATTGGACAGTCTTTTATTGGGCGTGGGTCATCACATGGTCACCGTTTGTCGGCTCGTTTGTTGCCCGCATATCAAGAGGGAGAACAATCCGCCAATTTGTTACCGGTGTTATGATTGTTCCCCCGCTAATTGCTTTCGTATGGATGTCTATTTTTGGAGGAACCGGTATCTACATGGATTTGTTCCAAAACACGGAGCTGTCCACAGCTGTCTCAGAAAATGTTGCTACAGCCATTTTTGTTTTTTTAGAGCAGTTCCCGCTTTACGGTTTGCTGTCTGCACTAATGCTCGCATTAATCATGATTTTCCTGGTCACTTCAGCCGATTCAACGGTTTACGTGCTTGGGATCATGACTTCTGACGGCAATGAAAATCCGTCGAATGCTGTCAAAGGAATTTGGGCTGTATTAATTGCAGTCATTACGGGTGTGTTGATTGTCAGCAGTGGGTTGCAGGGTCTTCAATCCGTAGCTTTGATAGCTGCCTTACCGTTTACGGTCATCATGCTACTGATCAGCGTGTCGTTAATGAAATCTCTGTCTCAAGAAAAGTTCGAAGTTGTCACTGAGGAAAGTAAACCGAAATTAAAACCAGTTCAACTACCAACAAGCAAGTCTTTAGTTGCAGGCAAAATGGCGAAGAAGAAATACTGA
- a CDS encoding S8 family peptidase, which yields MKKSAKFIMTAMLTATLLIPAMGVSANGDSIEKANGNEKFRVLVDTANQKELKSAKSQYGVKWDFENEGFTTNMNEKQFEALQKNKNIKVQKVPEYSIEETSSEPLAKYSTMAASQSTPWGIKAIYNNSNLSQTSGGAGINIAVLDTGVNVNHADLANNVEQCKDFTLSASITNGTCTDRQGHGTHVAGSALANGNGGLYGVAPQADLWAYKVLGDDGSGSSDDIAAAIRHVADQATALRTKVVINMSLGSSAESSLITNAVNYAYNKGVLVIAAAGNSGPNQGSIGFPGALPNAVAVAALENVVQNGTYRVADFSSRGYSSTDGDYSIGKYDVEISAPGAAVYSAWYTGGYATISGTSMASPHAAGLAAKVWATNPSATNVQVRANLQNRAKAYDILSGLGAGYGDDYASGFGFSRAQ from the coding sequence ATGAAAAAATCGGCAAAATTCATTATGACAGCAATGCTGACAGCTACCTTGCTTATACCGGCAATGGGCGTCAGCGCAAACGGGGATTCCATTGAAAAAGCGAACGGCAATGAGAAATTCCGTGTATTGGTTGATACGGCAAATCAGAAAGAGCTGAAAAGTGCTAAAAGTCAATACGGTGTTAAGTGGGATTTTGAAAACGAAGGATTTACCACCAATATGAATGAAAAGCAGTTTGAAGCTCTTCAGAAAAATAAAAATATAAAAGTCCAAAAAGTTCCGGAATATAGCATTGAAGAAACATCATCTGAACCGCTGGCTAAATATTCGACAATGGCGGCCTCTCAGTCAACGCCATGGGGCATCAAAGCCATCTACAATAATTCTAACCTTTCTCAAACCTCCGGCGGAGCAGGCATTAACATTGCTGTACTCGATACGGGCGTCAATGTAAACCATGCAGATTTAGCGAACAATGTGGAACAGTGCAAAGACTTTACACTCAGCGCTAGCATCACGAATGGCACTTGTACAGATCGTCAAGGACACGGAACGCATGTTGCGGGATCTGCGCTTGCGAACGGCAACGGAGGCTTGTATGGAGTAGCTCCACAAGCTGATCTTTGGGCGTATAAAGTATTGGGAGACGATGGATCTGGTTCTTCTGATGATATCGCAGCAGCTATTCGTCACGTTGCCGATCAAGCGACAGCTTTAAGAACAAAAGTGGTTATCAACATGTCATTAGGATCGTCTGCTGAAAGTAGTTTGATTACGAACGCTGTTAACTATGCTTATAACAAAGGTGTACTGGTTATTGCAGCAGCAGGGAACTCAGGACCAAACCAAGGCTCCATCGGATTCCCGGGTGCTTTACCGAATGCAGTGGCAGTAGCAGCACTTGAAAATGTTGTTCAGAATGGCACATACCGTGTAGCAGACTTTTCTTCACGCGGCTATAGTTCTACAGACGGTGATTATTCAATTGGCAAATACGATGTTGAAATTTCAGCTCCAGGTGCTGCAGTTTATTCAGCTTGGTATACAGGCGGCTATGCGACAATCAGTGGAACCTCGATGGCTTCACCGCATGCAGCTGGACTTGCAGCAAAAGTTTGGGCCACGAACCCAAGTGCAACCAACGTTCAGGTACGGGCTAATCTTCAAAACCGTGCAAAAGCATATGACATCCTTTCGGGATTAGGTGCTGGGTATGGTGACGATTATGCATCAGGCTTCGGTTTTTCACGTGCTCAGTAA
- a CDS encoding helix-turn-helix domain-containing protein, whose translation MNVGSIIKYYRTKNRLTQSQLAEGICSISHLSKIESNAYSPHESTIKALLLKMGVQLTSEVEKHRRLERMIEKFIDCSLHYDLNTMREIYKQLERENEYIQSTDLVNQYELYKFRFYIYDNNPAKAEQQKKLLERMKASFLAPEHWVHQFFQSLYCSMMGDNIKSLEFLNSLDLGIQSIPQKFEGEFYYQKARMLVLADRYELSAHFAELAVRSFQLHHNYIRLLHAQMLLAINYTRRNLLVQAESLYEVLIRNTHLTKQSALHNQTLYNYTELLRMKNAHGEALEILQALKEKVEHNTYFYKAVLTSLLESMVETGQHSSVLIEELKSISGALEDKYFHIYANYFEKRNFSQPDLMAYCEEKMFPFFRKYGYIKETKNIAAELAIHYSSQQQWEKAYYYQSFWDENGGEFE comes from the coding sequence ATGAATGTTGGTTCTATCATCAAGTATTATCGAACAAAAAACAGGCTGACCCAGTCACAATTGGCGGAAGGCATCTGCTCGATTTCACATTTAAGCAAGATCGAATCCAATGCCTACAGCCCACATGAATCGACTATAAAAGCTTTGTTGTTGAAGATGGGCGTTCAACTGACCAGTGAAGTTGAAAAACATAGGCGCCTAGAAAGGATGATTGAAAAATTTATCGATTGCTCACTTCATTACGACCTGAATACGATGAGGGAGATATACAAGCAACTGGAAAGGGAAAATGAGTATATCCAATCCACTGATTTGGTCAATCAATACGAACTTTATAAATTCCGCTTCTATATTTATGACAACAATCCTGCCAAAGCAGAGCAGCAGAAGAAACTGCTGGAACGTATGAAAGCGTCTTTTTTGGCGCCGGAGCATTGGGTTCATCAATTTTTTCAATCGCTGTACTGCTCCATGATGGGCGACAATATAAAGTCTCTTGAATTTCTTAATAGCTTGGATCTTGGCATCCAAAGCATCCCCCAGAAATTCGAAGGGGAGTTCTATTACCAGAAGGCCAGAATGCTGGTCCTTGCCGACCGTTATGAATTATCGGCGCATTTTGCCGAATTGGCAGTCCGATCTTTTCAGCTCCATCATAACTACATCCGGCTGCTCCATGCCCAAATGCTTCTGGCAATCAATTATACCCGCAGAAATCTGTTGGTTCAGGCAGAAAGCCTCTACGAAGTGCTGATTCGTAACACCCACCTGACAAAGCAATCAGCATTGCACAATCAAACACTCTATAATTACACAGAGCTGCTGAGGATGAAAAATGCGCACGGTGAAGCTTTGGAGATTCTTCAGGCCTTAAAAGAGAAAGTAGAACACAACACTTATTTCTATAAAGCAGTCCTGACCAGCCTGCTGGAGTCCATGGTTGAAACAGGTCAGCATTCTTCCGTACTGATTGAAGAGTTAAAGTCGATAAGTGGTGCGCTGGAAGATAAATATTTTCATATTTATGCCAATTATTTCGAGAAAAGAAATTTTTCCCAACCAGACCTTATGGCCTATTGTGAAGAAAAAATGTTCCCGTTTTTCAGAAAATATGGTTATATAAAGGAAACAAAGAATATTGCTGCGGAACTTGCAATCCATTACAGCAGTCAGCAGCAGTGGGAAAAAGCTTATTACTATCAATCTTTCTGGGATGAGAATGGCGGTGAATTTGAATGA
- a CDS encoding GNAT family N-acetyltransferase yields MYKKTQYVLSGDKPTLVEIRDYGKPDFPVLIAIQQESFPPPFPPELWWNPEQLTNHVELYPEGALCTEVEGEMVGSITALLSDFNPAQPEHTWQDGTDNGSIRNHNPAGKTLYIVDICIRPKYRSLKLGQLLMQAMYERVVQDDLERLLGGGRMPGFHEFSDRLTAEQYAAQVVAGEIKDPVISFLLRCDRMPICVVVNYLTDEESEGYALLMEWKNPFRHHQQPPNRPNV; encoded by the coding sequence ATGTATAAAAAAACTCAATATGTTTTGAGCGGAGACAAGCCGACCTTGGTAGAAATCCGCGATTATGGCAAGCCCGATTTTCCAGTATTGATCGCAATTCAACAGGAAAGTTTTCCACCACCATTTCCGCCCGAACTTTGGTGGAATCCGGAGCAGTTGACGAATCACGTAGAATTGTATCCAGAAGGCGCTCTATGCACCGAAGTTGAAGGGGAAATGGTCGGATCGATTACAGCGCTGCTGTCTGATTTTAATCCTGCGCAGCCGGAACATACCTGGCAGGATGGCACGGACAATGGCTCCATCCGCAATCACAATCCTGCTGGCAAAACCTTGTATATCGTCGACATTTGTATCCGGCCGAAATACCGTTCTTTGAAACTTGGTCAGCTGTTGATGCAGGCTATGTATGAGCGTGTGGTGCAGGACGATTTAGAGCGCCTACTTGGAGGGGGCAGGATGCCTGGATTCCATGAATTTTCCGATCGGCTCACTGCTGAACAGTATGCAGCTCAAGTAGTGGCGGGGGAAATTAAGGATCCGGTCATTTCCTTCTTGCTGCGTTGTGACAGGATGCCGATATGCGTAGTGGTGAATTACCTGACCGACGAAGAGTCCGAAGGATATGCATTGTTAATGGAATGGAAAAATCCTTTTCGGCATCACCAGCAGCCACCGAATAGGCCAAACGTATAA
- a CDS encoding GNAT family N-acetyltransferase — MLIREAKKNEFHLLKEQRLNSYMPYQEELSQKHWGLLKANLASDNDQQPGVEVFVAEIGGEIAGSVVLFPAASKAYDWKTDTIAYPEIRLLAVSPNFRSRGVGKALVEHCIDISKIRKQRFIGLHTGSFMINAIALYEKMGFERVASLDFTPLDDGIVVKAFRYNL; from the coding sequence TTGTTGATCCGTGAAGCTAAGAAGAATGAATTCCATTTATTGAAAGAGCAGCGCCTTAACTCATATATGCCTTATCAGGAAGAACTCTCGCAAAAGCATTGGGGACTGCTGAAAGCCAATTTGGCTTCCGACAATGACCAACAGCCGGGCGTTGAAGTGTTTGTAGCCGAAATCGGCGGAGAGATTGCTGGCAGTGTGGTGCTGTTTCCTGCAGCGTCCAAAGCATACGACTGGAAGACAGATACGATTGCATATCCGGAAATCCGCTTGTTGGCAGTCAGTCCAAATTTCCGTTCACGCGGAGTCGGCAAGGCACTGGTCGAACATTGCATCGACATTTCCAAAATTCGCAAACAGAGATTTATCGGACTCCACACAGGAAGCTTCATGATAAATGCCATTGCCCTTTACGAAAAAATGGGCTTTGAGCGGGTTGCTTCACTCGATTTCACACCTTTGGATGATGGCATCGTCGTCAAAGCTTTCCGTTATAATCTATAA
- the ilvD gene encoding dihydroxy-acid dehydratase: protein MKKDLRINSKVFEGAMKAPNRAMLRSVGVTDEDFKKPMIGVASTWSEVTPCNIHIDDLAISAKKGAKEAGGVPFIFNTITVSDGISMGTEGMKYSLSSRDVIADSIETVVGAESLDGLVAIGGCDKNIPGCLIAIANSEVPAVFVYGGTIAPGRHNGQDIDIVSVFEGVGQHNNGDINDSTLRSIECSACPGAGSCGGMYTANTMASAAEAMGMSLPGSSSNPAVSAEKLADCEKAGAAVHNLLELDIYPKDIMTKEAFENAITVVMALGGSTNAILHLLAIAHAAEVDLTIDDFNRMQKTVPHLADLKPSGKYVMQDLHRVGGVQAVMKMLLEAGYLHGDCMTVTGKTVAENLQAAPALQEGQKVIMPFDNPKRQDGPLIVLKGNLSPSGAVAKVSGVKVKRHTGPARVYNNEKEATEAVMANEINEGDVLVIRYVGPKGGPGMPEMLSVSAILVGKGMDASVALLTDGRFSGGTHGLVVGHLAPEAQVGGPIALLQEGDIVTIDSELQEISMDVSEMELEERRKHWIAPPLHRKGVLGKYAHNVSCSSKGAVTDYLNR from the coding sequence ATGAAAAAAGATTTGCGCATCAACAGTAAAGTTTTTGAAGGAGCAATGAAAGCGCCTAACCGAGCCATGCTGCGTTCAGTAGGTGTGACAGATGAAGATTTTAAGAAACCGATGATAGGCGTCGCTAGTACGTGGAGTGAAGTGACACCGTGTAATATACATATTGATGACTTAGCCATCAGCGCAAAAAAAGGCGCAAAAGAAGCTGGAGGCGTTCCATTTATCTTTAATACAATTACCGTTTCTGACGGAATTTCAATGGGAACAGAAGGCATGAAGTATTCTCTCTCAAGCCGAGACGTCATTGCAGATTCGATTGAGACCGTAGTAGGAGCAGAAAGTTTGGATGGCTTAGTGGCAATTGGCGGCTGTGATAAAAATATCCCAGGCTGCTTGATCGCAATTGCAAACTCTGAGGTCCCCGCTGTTTTTGTTTACGGTGGGACAATTGCTCCAGGACGCCATAACGGACAAGATATTGACATTGTCTCGGTGTTTGAAGGAGTAGGCCAGCACAATAATGGCGACATCAACGACAGTACGCTTCGCAGCATCGAATGCAGCGCTTGCCCGGGAGCAGGATCGTGTGGCGGCATGTATACGGCCAACACGATGGCATCGGCTGCTGAAGCGATGGGAATGAGTTTGCCTGGAAGTTCTTCTAACCCAGCGGTATCAGCTGAGAAATTAGCGGATTGTGAAAAAGCTGGAGCAGCAGTACATAATTTACTTGAACTGGATATTTATCCAAAAGATATCATGACCAAAGAAGCGTTTGAAAATGCCATTACCGTGGTCATGGCACTTGGCGGATCGACAAATGCCATTTTGCATTTATTGGCGATTGCTCACGCAGCAGAAGTAGACTTGACGATTGACGATTTTAATCGCATGCAAAAAACCGTGCCGCATTTGGCTGATTTGAAACCAAGTGGCAAGTACGTCATGCAAGATTTGCACCGGGTCGGCGGCGTTCAAGCTGTTATGAAAATGCTGCTCGAAGCAGGTTACCTGCATGGAGATTGCATGACGGTCACCGGCAAAACAGTGGCTGAAAATCTGCAGGCGGCTCCTGCTTTGCAGGAAGGCCAAAAAGTCATCATGCCTTTCGACAATCCGAAACGCCAGGATGGTCCATTGATTGTCCTGAAAGGAAACCTTTCTCCGAGCGGAGCAGTAGCAAAAGTCTCCGGGGTAAAAGTGAAGCGCCATACTGGACCGGCTCGCGTGTATAACAATGAAAAAGAAGCAACCGAAGCTGTTATGGCTAACGAAATTAACGAAGGTGATGTATTAGTCATCCGTTACGTAGGGCCAAAAGGCGGTCCAGGGATGCCAGAAATGCTGTCGGTATCGGCAATTCTTGTCGGGAAAGGAATGGATGCTTCCGTCGCGCTACTGACAGACGGGCGCTTTTCGGGTGGAACACATGGACTTGTCGTTGGCCATCTTGCACCAGAAGCACAAGTTGGCGGACCAATTGCTTTGCTTCAAGAAGGCGATATCGTTACCATCGATTCGGAGCTGCAGGAGATATCCATGGACGTATCCGAAATGGAACTGGAAGAACGCCGCAAGCATTGGATAGCTCCACCGCTTCACAGAAAAGGCGTACTCGGCAAATATGCGCATAATGTTTCCTGTTCTTCAAAAGGGGCAGTTACCGATTACTTAAATCGATGA
- a CDS encoding FAD-linked oxidase C-terminal domain-containing protein: MNGDVVRHVGDGSYYVLLMIDGKDPVEMARSGKFDQYIGDYVLARGGSITIMQALSKTLNPHHLLNPGKFFQVT; the protein is encoded by the coding sequence TTGAATGGAGATGTTGTCCGGCATGTCGGCGACGGCAGTTACTACGTTTTGCTGATGATCGATGGAAAAGATCCTGTCGAAATGGCAAGATCCGGAAAATTCGATCAGTATATTGGTGATTATGTCCTTGCACGTGGCGGTTCAATAACTATCATGCAAGCGCTTAGCAAGACATTGAATCCGCATCATTTATTGAATCCAGGGAAATTTTTCCAAGTGACATAG
- a CDS encoding TRAP transporter substrate-binding protein, protein MTKKKFGFVSMMLASTLALTACGGADSDSSSGEEGSEETYVLQAGHSLPDDHPYHLGFLEMAEAVEERTDGQVKIEVFANSEIGAERELTEGMGLGTVDLVVSSTAPVTNFVPELGVLDVPFLFQDRESAVEILEGDIGDELFTKMEENGIIGLSWGENGYRHITNAVRPIETPEDLKGLKIRTQENEIHLAAFEALGAQPTPMAWTEAITALQQGVVDAQENPAIVADQFSLYDANQKYMSLTGHVYSVAIYMMSQQTYDELPEELRDIVVEEGQKAGARERDLIVEMEKESLQNLKDNGMEIIEDIDTAPFQEAVQPVYETIEHQDLLNEILDAQ, encoded by the coding sequence ATGACGAAGAAGAAATTTGGATTTGTTTCAATGATGTTGGCAAGTACCTTAGCCTTAACGGCATGCGGAGGAGCTGACAGCGATTCATCATCAGGAGAAGAAGGTTCAGAAGAAACCTATGTTTTACAGGCAGGGCACTCATTGCCTGATGACCACCCTTATCATCTTGGGTTTCTAGAGATGGCAGAAGCAGTGGAAGAACGTACAGACGGCCAAGTAAAGATTGAAGTTTTTGCGAATAGCGAAATCGGGGCAGAACGTGAATTGACAGAAGGCATGGGCTTGGGAACAGTCGATTTGGTCGTTTCTTCAACAGCTCCCGTCACCAACTTTGTTCCGGAATTAGGGGTATTGGATGTCCCATTCCTCTTCCAGGACCGGGAATCGGCAGTGGAAATTTTAGAAGGCGACATAGGAGATGAGTTATTCACTAAAATGGAAGAAAATGGGATAATAGGCTTGTCTTGGGGAGAAAATGGATACCGCCACATCACCAATGCAGTTCGCCCGATTGAAACTCCTGAAGACTTGAAGGGCTTGAAAATCAGAACACAGGAAAATGAAATTCATTTAGCCGCTTTTGAAGCGTTAGGTGCGCAGCCGACTCCAATGGCTTGGACCGAAGCAATTACTGCATTGCAGCAGGGAGTGGTGGATGCACAGGAAAATCCAGCCATTGTTGCGGACCAGTTCAGTTTATATGATGCGAACCAGAAATACATGAGTTTAACGGGCCACGTTTATTCCGTAGCCATTTACATGATGAGCCAGCAGACATACGATGAATTGCCAGAAGAGCTGCGTGATATTGTTGTCGAAGAAGGACAAAAAGCAGGGGCGAGAGAGCGCGATTTGATCGTTGAAATGGAGAAGGAATCGCTTCAAAATTTGAAGGATAATGGGATGGAAATCATAGAAGACATTGACACCGCACCTTTCCAGGAAGCAGTGCAGCCAGTCTATGAAACAATTGAACATCAAGATCTGTTGAATGAAATTCTGGATGCTCAGTAA
- a CDS encoding TRAP transporter small permease, giving the protein MKKLIGYMNFGIKHVLNLIMGLLVTVVFLQVIFRFILNSPLAWTEELARYSLIWLTFLGAAYAMSSKAHIGMEFFVKLFAAPVRQALYSIATFASLLFFLLMVIEGYDLSMQGMSQTSPVLRIPMGMIYMIIPVSGIILLINMASQFSKDFKSGGV; this is encoded by the coding sequence ATGAAAAAATTAATCGGTTATATGAATTTCGGCATCAAACATGTATTGAATCTTATTATGGGCTTGCTGGTCACCGTCGTTTTTCTCCAGGTGATTTTTCGGTTCATCCTGAATTCACCTCTTGCCTGGACCGAAGAATTAGCTCGATACAGCTTAATTTGGCTGACGTTTTTAGGTGCAGCCTACGCCATGTCTTCAAAGGCCCATATCGGAATGGAGTTTTTTGTGAAATTATTTGCTGCCCCTGTCCGCCAGGCGCTCTATAGCATAGCGACATTTGCAAGCCTGCTTTTTTTCTTGTTGATGGTAATAGAAGGATATGACTTATCTATGCAGGGGATGTCACAAACGTCACCGGTGCTGCGAATTCCAATGGGGATGATTTATATGATCATTCCGGTGAGCGGTATAATCCTGCTTATCAATATGGCCTCGCAGTTTTCAAAAGACTTTAAAAGCGGGGGTGTCTAA
- a CDS encoding TRAP transporter large permease has translation MALVLFILLLALFLINVPIAVALGLASTLVFFLDGNVSLIVIIQRMFNSVDSFPLMAIPFFILAGKLMESGGISRRLIHLANVIFGRVKGGLGIVSIVACAFFAAISGSAAATTAAVGALMIPAMVNKGYDKSFATAIQAAGGTIGIMIPPSVPLVLYGVAAGVSVSELFIAGIVPGLFVMVSLILLVYLISLKEGYGGGEKFGFKDFFKAFFDAFLALMMPVIILGGIYGGIFTPTEAAVVAVVYGLFVGIFIYREIKLADLSRIFSSSVVVTAVIMFIIAGASVFGYYLTRQRIPAELTELMLSVTDNWIIALLIINLLLLICGVFLETSAAIIILTPILVPIASALEIDLVHFGIIMIVNLGIGFITPPVGVNLFVAANIAGTKFESLVKAIVPFVLIMIVDVLIISFIPGISLFLIGD, from the coding sequence ATGGCATTGGTGTTGTTTATCTTGCTGCTGGCTTTATTTTTAATTAACGTTCCAATCGCTGTGGCGCTTGGGTTGGCTTCAACTCTCGTATTCTTTCTCGATGGAAACGTTTCGTTGATTGTCATTATCCAGCGGATGTTCAATTCTGTTGATTCGTTCCCGTTGATGGCGATTCCCTTTTTTATTCTGGCAGGTAAATTGATGGAAAGTGGTGGGATTTCCCGGCGGCTGATCCATCTGGCTAATGTTATTTTTGGTCGTGTCAAAGGGGGGCTCGGCATCGTATCGATTGTCGCCTGTGCTTTTTTTGCTGCCATTTCGGGTTCTGCCGCTGCGACAACTGCTGCAGTAGGAGCTTTAATGATTCCAGCAATGGTCAACAAAGGTTATGACAAAAGTTTTGCGACGGCCATACAGGCAGCCGGCGGAACAATCGGAATCATGATTCCGCCAAGTGTTCCTCTAGTGCTTTACGGCGTGGCAGCTGGCGTTTCTGTCAGTGAATTGTTCATCGCGGGAATTGTTCCTGGTTTGTTCGTTATGGTTTCGCTGATTTTACTGGTCTACCTAATTTCCCTGAAAGAGGGGTATGGCGGAGGCGAAAAATTCGGCTTCAAAGATTTCTTTAAGGCATTTTTCGACGCGTTCTTGGCGTTGATGATGCCGGTGATTATTTTGGGCGGCATTTACGGCGGAATTTTCACACCGACGGAAGCTGCAGTCGTAGCGGTTGTCTACGGATTGTTTGTCGGGATCTTCATTTACCGTGAAATTAAATTGGCAGACCTGTCAAGAATTTTCTCTTCATCTGTTGTTGTGACGGCAGTCATCATGTTCATCATTGCAGGAGCTTCCGTATTTGGCTATTATTTGACTCGGCAGCGGATCCCGGCAGAACTGACCGAGTTGATGCTCAGTGTGACGGATAATTGGATTATTGCATTATTGATTATCAACCTGCTGCTGTTGATTTGTGGTGTTTTCCTAGAAACTTCAGCGGCTATCATTATTTTAACGCCGATTCTCGTGCCTATTGCCAGTGCGCTTGAAATCGACCTGGTGCATTTCGGTATCATTATGATCGTCAACCTGGGGATTGGATTTATCACGCCGCCGGTCGGAGTCAATCTATTTGTCGCTGCGAATATAGCGGGAACGAAATTTGAAAGCTTGGTGAAAGCAATTGTTCCATTTGTCCTGATTATGATTGTTGATGTACTGATTATTTCGTTTATTCCAGGAATCAGTTTATTCCTTATTGGAGACTAA